The nucleotide window tctgcagttaAGGTAAGAAAGACATTTCAGcacacttcttcttttttaccaGCAGTTTATGTTGAGTAATGTTATCATCTTCATAGCAGTTGGAAAGAAATTGTCAATTAGTACTGAAACTGtaaatttcaaaatgtttgcatttgttcAGCTGATTTTATGTGCATGTCTTTCTGTctactttttgtatttttcatacaGATGACAGTGATGTGGCAGCTCTTGCTCCTGTGGTGGGCATGGAGTCCTCTGTGTCTGTCATCAAGCTTCATTGGTACACCACAACAGTGTCAGAAGGCTCAATTCATCCCTGGTTACAATCTGGGTGGAGAAGGCTTCGACATCGTCACAATGGAACGGAAAGGTGCCTCTGTCATCGACATGGAAACATGGAAGCTTAGCAACGGTGCTTGCAGGCTTTACCCTAACATCTACAAGAACAAAGAGAACCAGAAGGTCCCCATTGCTGTAGAGGACTGGAGAAGCCTCCCACAGTGCAGTTTAATGGTCTCCAGTATTGATTATGACTCCGCTGAAACTCTCGTCAATGATTCCACCTCAGCTGTGTCCAATGATTGGGAAACTGACCTTAATTTTAAGGTAAAACCCAGCAACGTCTTTGAGCCGATCCATGGAGGTTCCCACTCCAAAGAATCAACCTTTGCCATGGAAAAGTCAAAAGAAGACCACTATAGCTTCCTGCGCCATTCTGTCCACTGTAACTTCTACAGGTGAGTATGTGAATTTGTTCAGGTAACTTTACAGTTCTGTATAAACCTACATCCCAAAACTGTAGTTAATTAAGAGTGAGATGGTAAGTACAGCAATCCATTTAGACAGCAATAGTgcctaaaacaaaacaacagtgacAGTAACATCTAAATGATATTTCATTGTGACTGACAACAATTTATTTGATCTCTGTGTTTTACAGCTACAGACTGGCAGAAAAACCTCCCCTGAGTTCTGAGTTTGAATCAGCCATCAGCTCCCTTCCTCCACATTCACGTAAAACAGAGCCATTATACCGCAATCTAATTAATAGATTCGGCACACATTACATCACACAAGTGTATCTGGGAGGGGAAATAAAGACAGTCACTGCTCTTAGGACCTGCCAGGCAACCATGAATGGACTGTCGGAGACAGAGGTCAAAGATTGTTTGTCAGTCGAAGCCTCGGCTGCATTTGCACATCCTAACAGCAAGAAGCCAATGATACAACACTGTGaggcaaagaagaagaagctctcTATCCCAAGTTTCAGCGGCATGTTTAATGAACGTACAACAGAGGTAATTGGTGGAAACCTTGTTGGAGATGATGTCCTCTTTCAAGGGAAGTTAGACCCCTCTGTCTATAATACCTGGGTTAACTCATTGAAAGAAACACCTGATATTGTCCGCTACAATATAAAGCCTCTGCACACCATACTGCCAAGTGGTCATCCAGCCAGTGCCGGACTGAAGAATGAGGTGGAGAAGTACATCAAGAAAAATGCGGTGTTGAAAAAATGCTCAGAGTCATGTCAAATTGGGAAAAGATCGAACAAAGGCGATCCTTGTGCTTGTGTTTGCAACGGTAATCAGAATGTGAAGTCAAACTGCTGTCCTGCTGTGAAAGGTCTTGCAACATTAACAGTTTACAGTCTTCATGCACAAGGACTGTATGGTGATCAGACAACTCAGACAGATGCTTCAGTGGAGGTTAAATGTGGTGACCAGGTAAAGCGCACTGCCATTATTCCAAACGATGATAATCCTCATTGGTCAGAGACGTTTGTTTTTCACGACATCAGCATGAACAGCAAGCTTAGATTTGCTGTTTATGATGCGGATTCTTACTGGAACAGTGATCTGCTTGGCAGGTGCTCATCTCATCTGCGTAAGGGGAAGATGAAAGACAGCTGCGCATTAAATCATGGCACTCTCTTCTTTTCGTACAAAGTAGAGTGTGCGCCAAGTCTTGGTGGTAACCAGTGTCAGGAGTACATACCTACTGCTCTGAATTCCACCCTGGCCACGGTCTTCTACACCAGAAATGGGGTCCTTCTCGGAGAGACAGGGAAGCAGCATGCTAAATCAGTCAAGTTGAGGCCAGCTGTTGAGCTGAAGTGACATGGAATAATGAATGATATTAAGATTTGGTTTTATGATTAATATTTTGCAGTAGTTGTTTGCATCTATTTTTGCTTTTgaaattactcttttttttttgacttgtGTGCAAAAATAATTCCATATCTTTGTAATAACTCAAATTGAATAccaaatatgtttttgaaaaactttaataatgcagtttgtttgcttctttctttttaacatgTATGTTACTATACCTGCCAATAAAGCATCAACAAAGACAATGCAAGTGTCTGTgggattttgtattttaaaaggtactgtttactttttaattgtatATGTAACGCTCTTAATTTATTTGAGAAAGTAATGTGATTGGTAGAGTATTGAGAAATAGAAAAGGGAGATGCAAAAGgtaaatcaatataaaaattggtatatttattgttacatGTATGTTTCACATGTTATCAACCATCCCTTGTTAGCTACATTTCTCAATTTTTCCTATCTGCACAATGGTAATACATTTCTGCAAAAACCCAATCAAACTCATcttatctcatctcatcttatgTGGAGAAAGTAGAAATTTGTGAATGTagttacataaatataaaacgTGTTAGATTCTAATAGATTATATTGG belongs to Scomber scombrus chromosome 2, fScoSco1.1, whole genome shotgun sequence and includes:
- the LOC134000812 gene encoding perforin-1-like, with product MTVMWQLLLLWWAWSPLCLSSSFIGTPQQCQKAQFIPGYNLGGEGFDIVTMERKGASVIDMETWKLSNGACRLYPNIYKNKENQKVPIAVEDWRSLPQCSLMVSSIDYDSAETLVNDSTSAVSNDWETDLNFKVKPSNVFEPIHGGSHSKESTFAMEKSKEDHYSFLRHSVHCNFYSYRLAEKPPLSSEFESAISSLPPHSRKTEPLYRNLINRFGTHYITQVYLGGEIKTVTALRTCQATMNGLSETEVKDCLSVEASAAFAHPNSKKPMIQHCEAKKKKLSIPSFSGMFNERTTEVIGGNLVGDDVLFQGKLDPSVYNTWVNSLKETPDIVRYNIKPLHTILPSGHPASAGLKNEVEKYIKKNAVLKKCSESCQIGKRSNKGDPCACVCNGNQNVKSNCCPAVKGLATLTVYSLHAQGLYGDQTTQTDASVEVKCGDQVKRTAIIPNDDNPHWSETFVFHDISMNSKLRFAVYDADSYWNSDLLGRCSSHLRKGKMKDSCALNHGTLFFSYKVECAPSLGGNQCQEYIPTALNSTLATVFYTRNGVLLGETGKQHAKSVKLRPAVELK